From a region of the Syngnathus typhle isolate RoL2023-S1 ecotype Sweden linkage group LG12, RoL_Styp_1.0, whole genome shotgun sequence genome:
- the olfm1b gene encoding olfactomedin 1b isoform X2: MQPASRLLTLVLVVVMGTELTQVLPANPEESWQVYSSGQDGDGRCVCTVVAPQQSMCSRDARTKQLRQLLEKVQNMTQSIQVLDQRTQRELLYVEKMEVQLRGLQTKFRQVEENHMQNIAKQYKAIKAKMEELRPLIPVLVEYKADAKLVLQFKEEVQNLTSVLSGLQEEMGAYDYEDLHSRVSNLEERLRACMQKLACGKLTGISDPITIKTSGSRFGSWMTDPLAPEGDTRVWYMDGYHNNRFVREYKSLQDFMTTDNFTSHRLPHPWSGTGQVVYNGSIYFNKFQSHVIIKFDFRTSAISKSRQLDYAGFNNAYHYAWGGHSDIDLMVDEGGLWAVYATNQNAGNIVISKLNPNTLQIVKSWTTNHPKRSAGESFMICGTLYVTNGYSGGTKVYYAFSTNSSTYEYMDIAFQNKYSHISMLDYNPRDRALYAWNNGHQVLYNVTLFHVIRSEEL; encoded by the exons GTGCTGCCGGCAAACCCGGAGGAGTCGTGGCAGGTTTACAGTTCGGGCCAGGACGGCGACGGTAGGTGCGTCTGCACCGTGGTGGCGCCCCAACAATCCATGTGCTCCAGGGACGCTCGCACTAAACAACTGAGGCAGCTACTGGAGAAG GTCCAGAACATGACCCAGTCCATCCAGGTTCTGGACCAAAGAACCCAGAGGGAGCTCTTATACGTGGAGAAGATGGAGGTGCAGCTCCGTGGCTTGCAGACCAAGTTCAGGCAGGTGGAGGAGAACCACATGCAGAACATCGCCAAGCAATACAAG GCCATAAAGGCGAAAATGGAGGAGCTTAGGCCGTTGATACCCGTGTTGGTGGAGTACAAGGCCGATGCCAAATTGGTATTGCAGTTTAAGGAGGAGGTCCAGAATCTGACGTCAGTGCTAAGCGGGCTGCAGGAGGAGATGGGGGCCTATGACTACGAGGATCTCCACAGCCGAGTGTCAAATCTCGAGGAGAGGCTTCGAGCGTGCATGCAAAAATTGG CGTGCGGCAAACTGACGGGCATCAGCGACCCCATCACCATCAAGACGTCCGGGTCTAGGTTCGGCTCCTGGATGACGGATCCCCTGGCGCCTGAAGGAGACACACGG GTCTGGTACATGGACGGTTACCACAACAACCGCTTTGTGCGCGAGTACAAGTCCCTGCAGGACTTCATGACAACAGACAACTTCACCTCGCACCGACTTCCTCACCCGTGGTCTGGAACGGGCCAGGTGGTCTACAACGGCTCCATCTACTTCAACAAGTTCCAGAGCCACGTCATCATCAAGTTTGACTTCCGCACGTCGGCCATCAGCAAGTCCCGGCAACTGGACTACGCCGGCTTCAACAACGCCTACCACTACGCCTGGGGCGGTCACTCCGACATCGACCTGATGGTGGACGAGGGCGGACTGTGGGCCGTCTACGCCACCAACCAGAACGCCGGCAACATCGTTATCAGCAAGCTGAACCCCAACACGCTGCAGATCGTCAAGAGCTGGACCACCAACCACCCCAAACGGAGCGCCGGCGAGTCCTTCATGATCTGCGGCACGCTCTACGTCACCAACGGCTACTCGGGAGGCACCAAGGTCTACTACGCCTTCTCCACCAACTCCTCCACGTACGAGTACATGGACATCGCTTTCCAGAACAAGTACTCGCACATCTCCATGCTGGATTACAACCCGCGGGACCGCGCCCTCTACGCTTGGAACAACGGCCACCAGGTGCTTTACAACGTCACGCTGTTCCACGTCATCCGCTCGGAGGAACTGTAG
- the LOC133163285 gene encoding uncharacterized protein LOC133163285, with protein sequence MVEGWTPRGAWCFLSWLCHRASDVRQQKNDRSPVMSQSRINTPGDSWVCLVVYGFFFLSKMPLLFLGFALGAVATKTLRTVVGGPPSVRAGRLIPWVDEPVERTARQKRSPLKKICRFANYYNNCWMNSTLQATLNLNVVRKKLPNRTLQFVKLLANMPAFACLYLSALENPGVSFTAAELCVALAELCDCVPALLLYENNDSVDLLVPLLSWFDQCGIRTSIKVRNVSWCPHCHHTTSSISNLGNIVTLPRPRNGETLLSLMKRATSGRRSRCKACGHKTMQKQFWPHSDILTFFVNRIVGDGYVCHDHVYSPELLEMNVNEKTKQTYRLASVICHDGVDRHSGHFWSYLFSDNVIIEANDTDLSFTDQGPPDKVYNNGTTYLYEMP encoded by the exons ATGGTGGAGGGGTGGACCCCAAGAGGGGCTTGGTGTTTTTTGAGCTGGCTGTGTCACAGAGCCTCTGATGTCAGACAACAGAAAAATGACCGCAGTCCTGTGATGTCACAAAGCCGGATCAATACCCCTGGTGACTCCTGGGTTTGTTTGGTCGTGTATGGTTTCTTTTTCCTGAGCAAGATGCCGCTTCTTTTCTTGGGTTTTGCCCTGGGAGCCGTGGCCACAAAAACCCTGAGGACTGTCGTGGGGGGTCCACCTTCTG TTCGAGCGGGACGGCTGATCCCGTGGGTGGACGAGCCCGTGGAAAGGACGGCGCGGCAGAAAAGGAGCCCGCTCAAGAAGATCTGCCGCTTCGCAAACTACTACAACAACTGCTGGATGAACTCCACGCTGCAAGCTACGCTAAACCTCAACGTGGTGCGGAAAAAGCTACCTAATCGTACACTTCAGTTTGTGAAGTTACTCGCGAACATGCCGGCGTTTGCTTGCCTCTATCTGAGTGCCCTGGAGAACCCGGGCGTGAGCTTCACGGCGGCGGAGCTCTGCGTGGCGCTGGCCGAGCTCTGCGACTGCGTCCCGGCGCTCTTGTTGTACGAGAACAACGATTCCGTGGATCTGCTGGTGCCGCTGTTGTCGTGGTTCGACCAGTGTGGGATCCGCACAAGTATCAAGGTGCGCAACGTCAGCTGGTGTCCGCATTGCCACCACACCACCTCGTCCATCTCCAACTTGGGCAACATCGTCACGTTGCCCAGACCGCGCAACGGCGAGACGTTGCTGTCTTTGATGAAACGCGCCACGAGCGGGCGACGGAGCCGGTGCAAAGCATGCGGGCACAAAACCATGCAAAAGCAGTTCTGGCCCCATTCGGACATTTTGACCTTTTTCGTCAACCGCATCGTCGGCGACGGCTACGTGTGTCACGACCACGTCTACTCGCCGGAGCTGCTAGAGATGAACGTGAACGAGAAGACCAAGCAAACGTACCGCCTGGCCTCTGTCATCTGCCATGATGGCGTGGACCGTCACAGCGGCCACTTTTGGTCCTACCTCTTTTCTGACAACGTTATTATTGAGGCTAATGATACTGACCTATCCTTTACGGATCAGGGTCCCCCTGACAAGGTCTACAATAACGGTACAACTTATCTCTATGAAATGCCATGA
- the dipk1b gene encoding divergent protein kinase domain 1B: protein MARALRRLIHLLLFCPLSKGLQVKYLLLVWLGVLVASWVLYMQYASYSELCRGHVCQAVICDHYSRGVISGSSCKALCEQKTLTLGHCMSTSSKNQVYAGHWKERPVVIKCGIEESDGGPDSATRPKRSLFDKPTRGTSMDEFKEMLHHFLKENFGEQPSLSSLVDRIISLADINQDGKLSLAEAKSIWALLRVNEFLLMVALQEKEHTPKLLGFCGDLYVTEPLGHTSLYKVDVPPYLQALVPGALVSGLNHWLAPAWPRRARITIGLLEFVEEVFHGPYGSFLICDASPRHVGYNAKYDCKIADLRAVASEAAVRAHLKGRRCETNADCTYGRDCTATCDRLAKRCNAEVVQPNLAKVCALLQDFLLYGAPPELQGDLERQLRTCVTLTGLASQMEVHHSLVLNNLKTLLWKKISNTQYS from the exons ATGGCCCGAGCTTTGCGGAGGCTCATTCATTTGCTGCTCTTCTGCCCTCTATCGAAAGGCCTGCAG GTGAAGTACCTACTCTTGGTTTGGTTGGGCGTTCTGGTGGCCAGTTGGGTGCTCTACATGCAGTACGCTTCCTACTCGGAGTTGTGCCGTGGACACGTCTGCCAGGCCGTCATC TGTGACCACTACAGCAGAGGCGTCATCTCCGGGTCATCCTGCAAGGCTCTGTGTGAGCAGAAAACGCTGACGCTTGGCCACTGCATGTCCACCTCCTCAAAAAATCAG GTGTACGCTGGCCATTGGAAGGAGAGGCCGGTGGTGATCAAGTGCGGTATCGAGGAGTCCGACGGCGGTCCCGATTCAGCGACCCGTCCGAAGAGGAGCCTGTTCGATAAACCCACACGTGGAACCTCCATGGATGAGTTTAAGGAGATGTTGCACCACTTCCTCAAG GAAAATTTCGGGGAGCAGCCATCCTTGAGCTCCCTGGTGGACAGAATCATTTCACTGGCGGACATCAACCAGGATGGCAAACTGTCTCTGGCGGAAGCCAAGTCCATCTGGGCCCTCCTCCGTGTCAACGAGTTCCTCCTGATGGTGGCCCTCCAGGAGAAGGAGCATACCCCAAAACTGCTGGGCTTCTGCGGGGACCTCTATGTGACTGAGCCACTGGGTCACACCTCCCTCTACAAGGTGGATGTGCCGCCCTACCTGCAGGCTCTGGTGCCGGGGGCTCTGGTATCCGGGCTGAACCACTGGCTGGCCCCGGCCTGGCCCCGACGGGCGCGCATCACTATCGGCCTGTTGGAATTTGTGGAGGAGGTCTTCCACGGGCCCTACGGCAGCTTCCTGATCTGTGACGCCAGCCCGCGTCACGTGGGCTACAACGCCAAGTACGACTGCAAGATTGCCGACTTGCGCGCCGTGGCCTCTGAGGCGGCGGTGCGGGCCCACCTGAAGGGACGGCGTTGCGAAACCAACGCCGACTGCACCTACGGCCGCGACTGCACGGCCACCTGCGACCGGCTGGCAAAGCGTTGCAACGCCGAGGTGGTCCAGCCCAACCTGGCCAAGGTATGCGCCCTGCTCCAGGATTTCCTGCTTTACGGGGCGCCGCCTGAACTGCAGGGGGACCTGGAGCGCCAGCTGCGCACCTGCGTCACCCTGACCGGGCTGGCAAGCCAGATGGAGGTGCACCATTCGCTGGTCCTCAACAACCTTAAGACCCTGCTGTGGAAGAAAATCTCCAACACCCAGTACTCCTGA
- the mrps2 gene encoding 28S ribosomal protein S2, mitochondrial: protein MATCTLTRGLWRLLRHHNCNFSTAASIKLQPQSDQVSDDIMKLPLEKPDFFRVSELFTVKDLFDARVHLGHKKGCRHRLMVPYLYGCRLEQDILDLDQTVEHLRLALNFTAHVAYRGGVILFVSRRRQFGQLVESTARECGEYAHTRYWQGGLLTNAHVQYGTGVRLPDLLIFLSTLSSVFRPHVGLRDAAKMNIPTVGVVDSNCNPCLVTYPVPGNDDTPVSVELYCRLFKMAIRRGKDKRKQMELLHGLTAPNSPGL from the exons ATGGCTACTTGTACATTAACGAGAG GGCTATGGAGGCTTCTACGTCATCATAATTGCAATTTTTCCACTGCAGCGTCCATCAAATTACAACCGCAAAGCGACCAAGTCTCGG aTGATATTATGAAGCTGCCCCTAGAGAAGCCCGATTTCTTCCGTGTCTCGGAGCTTTTCACGGTCAAAGACTTGTTTGATGCGAGAGTGCACCTTGGCCACAAAAAAGGATGCAGACACAG GCTCATGGTCCCTTACCTGTATGGCTGCCGCTTGGAGCAGGACATTCTGGACTTGGACCAGACGGTGGAACACCTGCGCCTGGCCCTCAACTTTACGGCGCACGTGGCATACCGCGGCGGCGTGATCCTCTTCgtcagccgccgccgccagttCGGCCAGCTGGTGGAGAGCACGGCACGCGAGTGCGGCGAATATGCCCATACGCGCTATTGGCAGGGCGGCCTGCTCACCAACGCCCACGTGCAGTACGGGACCGGTGTACGCTTGCCCGACCTCCTCATCTTCCTGAGCACACTCAGCAGCGTGTTCCGCCCGCACGTGGGCCTGCGTGATGCTGCCAAGATGAACATCCCCACTGTAGGTGTGGTGGACTCCAACTGCAACCCCTGCCTTGTCACCTACCCGGTACCCGGCAACGACGACACGCCCGTCTCCGTGGAGCTTTACTGCCGCCTCTTCAAGATGGCGATCCGGCGAGGTAAGGACAAGAGGAAGCAGATGGAGCTGCTCCATGGCCTGACAGCACCCAACTCACCTGGCCTGTGA
- the ppp1r26 gene encoding protein phosphatase 1 regulatory subunit 26 isoform X1, with product MYLMNVPTVAAPHTEWRACGHPGGFSIPVCLNDSDTELSNGGSPIANKVQMIIESLRSSQSSLDMNDQVEGNVLQGQDGPPQACKVAVGSLVEAKSKTKNCSTDVTFKDGDQSSDSDDSVDKGIEEAILEYLKEKDGHKRKAEPFVPSSRQTVPEMKSEGQAFSLMRSQLSKSVIQATQTTAPLKKYIKHKASLHEAAVGNSELARVMMRDQMSNKSNSAVRDVKAKDASDNSSDDGIEEAIQRYQLERTEQQTRGDAFKPLASVEESDSSSDDGIEEAIRSYQLEQLKSQDNASGSAGLAKLKRKNKPAEKTANWAQPPFPILLEDSLNVSQRSEGNGFHLLRTESFTEQPVPLLPKANTTAELMCAEAILDISKTVMPGAFASHLDMGPSGSALAVAAPLSTTPKQDSDGSSVDSEDGIEQEIMKFLEQKAQMLQRPPEEPSTTQEVTQKKSQRLSLTKKRKSKEDKSSSASSVGSSTNPLKAQSPPEALERSTEKSGDKSSSLDSDEDLDTAIKALLKTKKKSKKMSRSERDSRKRPTEKAEQSRAAAKKAKVDHLAKLTVLKKGHKRKSDSPKRTALPNASPTIKRQMSRGENDVRGHPPTTALRIKEDSSSVDSDDSIEQEIRKFLAEKAEKVSERTNDDAEAPRNGTADGAPLPRDLERDDQLAEIPTQSVDTSAPPQDKSAPSAPDGSAVLAVAPQWSCNPRTSPWSGRAEQKPVTPARVDDGPTEKVSALDQSIKWRQSFGLPIVDPKNFNRTSFHISTSATRASPSPASLGKPSELKPPTPASLWSSAKRSWSTDRTPRAPVTSGASKPFVADGSSGQRPGAASTVHVPRDKSVFVELESGRTNHVQVQSSQSDEGEAGADQSRALPLEGADEKFIDESEGETPEKKQSTLSLSYALDPGIVIRPCIALCSEERSSMCRNSYKNETCKMPNVKRRLQFFPVDGRESGTCCICETC from the exons ATGTACTTAATGAACGTGCCCACTGTCGCGGCGCCTCACACCGAGTGGAGAGCATGCGGACACCCCGGCGGCTTTAGCATTCCCGTCTGCCTCAATGACTCGGACACGGAGTTGTCCAACGGGGGTTCTCCTATCGCAAACAAGGTCCAGATGATCATTGAGAGCCTGAGGAGCAGTCAGTCCTCACTCGATATGAACGACCAGGTGGAGGGCAATGTGCTTCAGGGACAGGACGGGCCTCCCCAGGCCTGTAAGGTGGCGGTGGGCTCCCTCGTGGAAGCCaagtccaaaacaaaaaactgttCAACCGATGTCACTTTCAAGGACGGTGACCAGAGCAGCGATAGCGACGACTCCGTGGACAAAGGAATCGAGGAGGCTATCCTTGAATACCTGAAGGAAAAGGATGGCCACAAACGCAAGGCCGAACCTTTTGTCCCATCGTCCAGGCAAACCGTTCCTGAAATGAAGTCGGAAGGCCAGGCCTTTTCCTTAATGAGAAGCCAGCTTTCCAAAAGTGTCATCCAAGCCACACAGACAACCGCGCCCCTGAAGAAGTACATTAAACACAAGGCCTCGCTTCACGAGGCCGCCGTCGGGAACTCTGAGTTGGCTCGCGTCATGATGCGAGATCAGATGAGCAACAAGTCAAACAGTGCGGTACGGGACGTCAAAGCGAAAGACGCTTCCGACAACTCCAGCGACGACGGCATCGAGGAGGCCATCCAGAGGTAccagctggagaggacggagCAGCAGACCAGGGGGGACGCTTTCAAACCGCTCGCCTCCGTGGAAGAATCCGACTCCTCCAGCGACGACGGAATCGAGGAGGCCATTCGCAGCTATCAGCTCGAACAACTCAAATCTCAAGACAATGCCTCCGGAAGCGCAGGCCTCGCCAAActcaaaaggaaaaataaaccAGCGGAGAAGACGGCAAATTGGGCGCAGCCGCCGTTTCCCATTCTCTTGGAGGACTCGCTCAATGTCAGCCAGAGAAGTGAAGGTAACGGTTTTCATCTGTTGAGAACCGAAAGCTTTACGGAGCAGCCGGTTCCGCTCCTTCCCAAAGCCAATACCACCGCCGAGCTGATGTGCGCCGAAGCCATACTGGACATCTCCAAAACGGTCATGCCGGGAGCCTTCGCGTCCCATCTGGACATGGGTCCAAGTGGCAGCGCCCTCGCCGTCGCCGCGCCGCTATCCACAACTCCGAAGCAGGACAGCGACGGAAGCTCGGTCGACAGCGAAGATGGGATCGAGCAAGAGATTATGAAATTTCTCGAACAGAAGGCGCAAATGCTCCAACGTCCACCCGAAGAACCGTCGACGACGCAAGAAGTCACACAAAAGAAATCCCAGAGGTTGTCCTTAACCAAGAAGCGCAAATCCAAAGAGGACAAAAGCTCCAGCGCGTCCTCCGTAGGTTCATCTACCAATCCTCTGAAGGCACAAAGCCCACCGGAGGCCTTGGAGAGATCGACGGAGAAAAGCGGGGACAAGAGCAGCTCGCTCGACAGCGACGAGGATCTGGACACGGCCATCAAAGCCCTTCTCAAGACCAAGAAGAAGTCCAAGAAGATGAGCAGGTCGGAACGCGATTCCAGAAAACGCCCGACGGAAAAAGCCGAACAATCGCGAGCCGCcgccaaaaaggcaaaagtcgATCATTTAGCCAAGCTTACCGTTTTGAAAAAGGGCCACAAAAGGAAAAGTGATTCGCCAAAGAGGACCGCTTTGCCAAATGCGTCGCCAACCATTAAGCGACAGATGAGCCGCGGCGAGAACGACGTCCGAGGTCATCCGCCCACAACTGCTCTGCGGATAAAAGAAGATAGCAGCTCGGTAGATAGCGACGACAGCATCGAGCAGGAAATTCGGAAGTTCCTCGCAGAGAAGGCCGAGAAGGTCTCAGAAAGAACAAACGACGACGCGGAGGCGCCCAGGAACGGCACCGCGGATGGCGCCCCGCTGCCACGTGACCTCGAACGGGATGATCAGCTGGCTGAAATTCCGACACAAAGCGTCGATACGTCGGCTCCGCCCCAAGACAAATCCGCGCCCTCCGCTCCAGACGGCTCGGCGGTCCTTGCGGTCGCCCCGCAGTGGTCCTGCAACCCCAGAACTTCGCCGTGGTCGGGCCGAGCTGAGCAAAAACCAGTGACACCCGCGAGGGTCGACGACGGACCAACCGAAAAGGTCTCGGCTCTGGATCAGTCCATCAAGTGGCGCCAGAGTTTCGGACTCCCCATCGTCGACCCCAAAAATTTCAACCGAACGTCATTTCACATTAGCACGTCCGCGACGAGAGCCAGTCCGTCACCGGCGTCTCTAGGGAAGCCCAGCGAACTCAAGCCCCCAACGCCGGCCTCTCTCTGGTCCTCAGCCAAACGTTCGTGGTCCACAGACAGAACCCCGAGGGCCCCCGTGACGAGCGGCGCCTCAAAGCCCTTCGTCGCCGACGGTTCGTCCGGGCAACGTCCGGGCGCGGCCAGTACGGTGCACGTGCCGCGCGACAAGAGCGTGTTTGTCGAACTGGAGTCGGGTCGGACCAACCACGTCCAGGTGCAGAGCAGCCAGAGCGACGAGGGAGAGGCCGGGGCCGACCAGAGCAGAGCCCTTCCACTCGAGGGAGCTGATGAGAAGTTTATAGATGAGTCAGAAGGTGAGACTCCAGAGAAGAAGCAGAGCACTTT GTCCTTGTCGTACGCCCTGGACCCCGGCATCGTCATTCGGCCGTGCATCGCGCTTTGCTCGGAAGAACGCAGTAGCATGTGCCGCAATAGCTACAAGAACGAG ACATGCAAGATGCCGAACGTCAAAAGAAGGTTGCAGTTTTTTCCG GTAGATGGACGAGAAAGCGGAACGTGTTGTATCTGTGAAACATGTTGA
- the ppp1r26 gene encoding protein phosphatase 1 regulatory subunit 26 isoform X2: MYLMNVPTVAAPHTEWRACGHPGGFSIPVCLNDSDTELSNGGSPIANKVQMIIESLRSSQSSLDMNDQVEGNVLQGQDGPPQACKVAVGSLVEAKSKTKNCSTDVTFKDGDQSSDSDDSVDKGIEEAILEYLKEKDGHKRKAEPFVPSSRQTVPEMKSEGQAFSLMRSQLSKSVIQATQTTAPLKKYIKHKASLHEAAVGNSELARVMMRDQMSNKSNSAVRDVKAKDASDNSSDDGIEEAIQRYQLERTEQQTRGDAFKPLASVEESDSSSDDGIEEAIRSYQLEQLKSQDNASGSAGLAKLKRKNKPAEKTANWAQPPFPILLEDSLNVSQRSEGNGFHLLRTESFTEQPVPLLPKANTTAELMCAEAILDISKTVMPGAFASHLDMGPSGSALAVAAPLSTTPKQDSDGSSVDSEDGIEQEIMKFLEQKAQMLQRPPEEPSTTQEVTQKKSQRLSLTKKRKSKEDKSSSASSVGSSTNPLKAQSPPEALERSTEKSGDKSSSLDSDEDLDTAIKALLKTKKKSKKMSRSERDSRKRPTEKAEQSRAAAKKAKVDHLAKLTVLKKGHKRKSDSPKRTALPNASPTIKRQMSRGENDVRGHPPTTALRIKEDSSSVDSDDSIEQEIRKFLAEKAEKVSERTNDDAEAPRNGTADGAPLPRDLERDDQLAEIPTQSVDTSAPPQDKSAPSAPDGSAVLAVAPQWSCNPRTSPWSGRAEQKPVTPARVDDGPTEKVSALDQSIKWRQSFGLPIVDPKNFNRTSFHISTSATRASPSPASLGKPSELKPPTPASLWSSAKRSWSTDRTPRAPVTSGASKPFVADGSSGQRPGAASTVHVPRDKSVFVELESGRTNHVQVQSSQSDEGEAGADQSRALPLEGADEKFIDESEGETPEKKQSTLSLSYALDPGIVIRPCIALCSEERSSMCRNSYKNETCKMPNVKRRLQFFPVRR, translated from the exons ATGTACTTAATGAACGTGCCCACTGTCGCGGCGCCTCACACCGAGTGGAGAGCATGCGGACACCCCGGCGGCTTTAGCATTCCCGTCTGCCTCAATGACTCGGACACGGAGTTGTCCAACGGGGGTTCTCCTATCGCAAACAAGGTCCAGATGATCATTGAGAGCCTGAGGAGCAGTCAGTCCTCACTCGATATGAACGACCAGGTGGAGGGCAATGTGCTTCAGGGACAGGACGGGCCTCCCCAGGCCTGTAAGGTGGCGGTGGGCTCCCTCGTGGAAGCCaagtccaaaacaaaaaactgttCAACCGATGTCACTTTCAAGGACGGTGACCAGAGCAGCGATAGCGACGACTCCGTGGACAAAGGAATCGAGGAGGCTATCCTTGAATACCTGAAGGAAAAGGATGGCCACAAACGCAAGGCCGAACCTTTTGTCCCATCGTCCAGGCAAACCGTTCCTGAAATGAAGTCGGAAGGCCAGGCCTTTTCCTTAATGAGAAGCCAGCTTTCCAAAAGTGTCATCCAAGCCACACAGACAACCGCGCCCCTGAAGAAGTACATTAAACACAAGGCCTCGCTTCACGAGGCCGCCGTCGGGAACTCTGAGTTGGCTCGCGTCATGATGCGAGATCAGATGAGCAACAAGTCAAACAGTGCGGTACGGGACGTCAAAGCGAAAGACGCTTCCGACAACTCCAGCGACGACGGCATCGAGGAGGCCATCCAGAGGTAccagctggagaggacggagCAGCAGACCAGGGGGGACGCTTTCAAACCGCTCGCCTCCGTGGAAGAATCCGACTCCTCCAGCGACGACGGAATCGAGGAGGCCATTCGCAGCTATCAGCTCGAACAACTCAAATCTCAAGACAATGCCTCCGGAAGCGCAGGCCTCGCCAAActcaaaaggaaaaataaaccAGCGGAGAAGACGGCAAATTGGGCGCAGCCGCCGTTTCCCATTCTCTTGGAGGACTCGCTCAATGTCAGCCAGAGAAGTGAAGGTAACGGTTTTCATCTGTTGAGAACCGAAAGCTTTACGGAGCAGCCGGTTCCGCTCCTTCCCAAAGCCAATACCACCGCCGAGCTGATGTGCGCCGAAGCCATACTGGACATCTCCAAAACGGTCATGCCGGGAGCCTTCGCGTCCCATCTGGACATGGGTCCAAGTGGCAGCGCCCTCGCCGTCGCCGCGCCGCTATCCACAACTCCGAAGCAGGACAGCGACGGAAGCTCGGTCGACAGCGAAGATGGGATCGAGCAAGAGATTATGAAATTTCTCGAACAGAAGGCGCAAATGCTCCAACGTCCACCCGAAGAACCGTCGACGACGCAAGAAGTCACACAAAAGAAATCCCAGAGGTTGTCCTTAACCAAGAAGCGCAAATCCAAAGAGGACAAAAGCTCCAGCGCGTCCTCCGTAGGTTCATCTACCAATCCTCTGAAGGCACAAAGCCCACCGGAGGCCTTGGAGAGATCGACGGAGAAAAGCGGGGACAAGAGCAGCTCGCTCGACAGCGACGAGGATCTGGACACGGCCATCAAAGCCCTTCTCAAGACCAAGAAGAAGTCCAAGAAGATGAGCAGGTCGGAACGCGATTCCAGAAAACGCCCGACGGAAAAAGCCGAACAATCGCGAGCCGCcgccaaaaaggcaaaagtcgATCATTTAGCCAAGCTTACCGTTTTGAAAAAGGGCCACAAAAGGAAAAGTGATTCGCCAAAGAGGACCGCTTTGCCAAATGCGTCGCCAACCATTAAGCGACAGATGAGCCGCGGCGAGAACGACGTCCGAGGTCATCCGCCCACAACTGCTCTGCGGATAAAAGAAGATAGCAGCTCGGTAGATAGCGACGACAGCATCGAGCAGGAAATTCGGAAGTTCCTCGCAGAGAAGGCCGAGAAGGTCTCAGAAAGAACAAACGACGACGCGGAGGCGCCCAGGAACGGCACCGCGGATGGCGCCCCGCTGCCACGTGACCTCGAACGGGATGATCAGCTGGCTGAAATTCCGACACAAAGCGTCGATACGTCGGCTCCGCCCCAAGACAAATCCGCGCCCTCCGCTCCAGACGGCTCGGCGGTCCTTGCGGTCGCCCCGCAGTGGTCCTGCAACCCCAGAACTTCGCCGTGGTCGGGCCGAGCTGAGCAAAAACCAGTGACACCCGCGAGGGTCGACGACGGACCAACCGAAAAGGTCTCGGCTCTGGATCAGTCCATCAAGTGGCGCCAGAGTTTCGGACTCCCCATCGTCGACCCCAAAAATTTCAACCGAACGTCATTTCACATTAGCACGTCCGCGACGAGAGCCAGTCCGTCACCGGCGTCTCTAGGGAAGCCCAGCGAACTCAAGCCCCCAACGCCGGCCTCTCTCTGGTCCTCAGCCAAACGTTCGTGGTCCACAGACAGAACCCCGAGGGCCCCCGTGACGAGCGGCGCCTCAAAGCCCTTCGTCGCCGACGGTTCGTCCGGGCAACGTCCGGGCGCGGCCAGTACGGTGCACGTGCCGCGCGACAAGAGCGTGTTTGTCGAACTGGAGTCGGGTCGGACCAACCACGTCCAGGTGCAGAGCAGCCAGAGCGACGAGGGAGAGGCCGGGGCCGACCAGAGCAGAGCCCTTCCACTCGAGGGAGCTGATGAGAAGTTTATAGATGAGTCAGAAGGTGAGACTCCAGAGAAGAAGCAGAGCACTTT GTCCTTGTCGTACGCCCTGGACCCCGGCATCGTCATTCGGCCGTGCATCGCGCTTTGCTCGGAAGAACGCAGTAGCATGTGCCGCAATAGCTACAAGAACGAG ACATGCAAGATGCCGAACGTCAAAAGAAGGTTGCAGTTTTTTCCGGTACGCAGGTAG